A single genomic interval of Chryseobacterium paludis harbors:
- a CDS encoding pirin family protein has translation MTTKKVEMVISPKPAHFVGDGFRVHNFIPGASGLDMKRMDPFIMLDYNSKFHFNGSEKPRGVGVHPHRGFETVTIAYKGKVEHHDSSGGGGIIGEGDVQWMTAAKGVLHKEYHEREWSKTGGIFQMVQLWVNLPAKDKMSKPKYQAIQNSDMKLVDLGENGSIEIIAGEYNGNKGPAFTFTPVHMMNAKLKAGGKADFHFPDHYNTAALVIEGSIMVNGSEKAASDQFVLFENQGEDFTIEASEDAIVLIISGEPIKEPIFPHGPFVMNTREEIMQAFEDFNTGKFGYLED, from the coding sequence ATGACAACTAAAAAAGTAGAAATGGTGATATCACCAAAACCTGCACATTTTGTAGGTGATGGTTTTAGAGTTCATAACTTTATACCAGGAGCATCCGGATTGGACATGAAAAGAATGGATCCTTTTATTATGCTCGATTATAATTCAAAATTTCATTTTAACGGATCTGAAAAACCTAGAGGCGTGGGTGTACATCCACACAGAGGTTTTGAAACAGTAACAATAGCTTATAAGGGAAAAGTCGAACATCATGACAGCTCAGGTGGCGGCGGCATAATCGGAGAAGGAGATGTACAATGGATGACTGCAGCAAAAGGAGTTCTGCATAAAGAATACCATGAAAGAGAATGGTCCAAGACCGGAGGAATTTTTCAGATGGTTCAGCTTTGGGTAAACCTTCCTGCTAAGGATAAAATGAGTAAACCAAAGTATCAGGCTATTCAGAATTCAGATATGAAATTGGTCGATCTTGGAGAAAATGGATCAATTGAAATAATAGCTGGAGAATATAATGGAAATAAAGGTCCGGCCTTTACTTTCACTCCTGTACATATGATGAATGCTAAGTTAAAAGCTGGTGGAAAAGCTGACTTTCATTTTCCTGACCATTATAATACCGCAGCTCTTGTGATTGAAGGAAGTATTATGGTGAACGGAAGCGAAAAGGCTGCAAGTGATCAGTTCGTATTATTTGAAAATCAAGGTGAAGATTTTACTATTGAAGCAAGCGAGGATGCAATCGTACTGATCATTAGCGGAGAACCAATCAAAGAGCCTATTTTTCCACACGGCCCTTTTGTAATGAATACAAGAGAGGAAATCATGCAGGCTTTTGAAGATTTCAACACCGGAAAGTTTGGATACCTGGAAGATTAA
- a CDS encoding (4Fe-4S)-binding protein has protein sequence METHEYNNGDLAVIWMPKKCIHSAICVKLLPQVYNPKDRPWIKVENATTQELKDQIEQCPSGALSYKFNTEK, from the coding sequence ATGGAAACGCACGAATATAATAATGGAGATCTTGCTGTGATCTGGATGCCAAAAAAATGTATCCATTCCGCAATTTGTGTAAAATTGCTTCCGCAAGTTTATAACCCTAAGGACAGACCCTGGATAAAGGTTGAGAACGCAACAACACAAGAACTTAAAGATCAAATCGAGCAATGTCCTTCAGGGGCATTGAGTTACAAATTCAATACTGAAAAATAA
- a CDS encoding TMEM175 family protein: protein MTKGRLEAFSDGVLAIIITIMVLELKVPEGDSWASLKPIVPKLLAYIFSFIYVGIYWNNHHHLFQAAKKINGSVLWANLHLLFWLSLMPIATEWIGNTRFAKNPVAAYGIGLIMCAIAYTIMENLIVQCEGENSKLKDAIHSKFKEYISIVFYITGIVTSFFYPYIAICFYYIVALIWLIPDRRIEKILKEE, encoded by the coding sequence ATGACCAAGGGAAGACTAGAAGCATTCAGTGATGGTGTCTTAGCCATTATCATTACCATCATGGTCCTTGAACTCAAAGTACCGGAAGGAGATAGCTGGGCGAGCCTTAAGCCCATTGTTCCAAAGCTCTTAGCATACATATTCAGTTTTATTTATGTTGGGATCTACTGGAATAATCACCATCATCTTTTTCAGGCTGCAAAAAAAATTAATGGAAGTGTACTTTGGGCAAATCTGCATTTACTCTTCTGGCTTTCATTGATGCCCATTGCAACAGAGTGGATCGGAAATACCCGTTTTGCTAAAAATCCTGTTGCCGCTTATGGTATTGGACTGATTATGTGTGCCATTGCATATACTATCATGGAGAATTTAATTGTACAATGTGAAGGGGAAAATTCAAAATTAAAAGATGCAATACATTCAAAATTTAAAGAATACATTTCAATTGTATTTTACATAACAGGAATCGTAACTTCTTTTTTTTATCCTTATATTGCTATCTGTTTTTATTACATCGTTGCTCTTATATGGCTCATTCCTGACAGAAGAATCGAAAAAATATTAAAAGAAGAATAA
- a CDS encoding GNAT family N-acetyltransferase: protein MTEVKQNNDEKHGSFEAFIDGNRAGLMTYTWAGEERFIIDHTEVEEAYNGKGVGKDMVLAAVDFARKQGKKIIALCPFAKATFQKNEDLQDVVV, encoded by the coding sequence ATGACAGAGGTAAAACAAAACAACGACGAAAAACACGGAAGTTTTGAGGCTTTCATAGACGGAAACCGCGCAGGATTAATGACTTATACCTGGGCTGGAGAAGAAAGATTCATTATTGATCATACAGAAGTAGAAGAAGCGTACAACGGAAAAGGCGTTGGTAAAGACATGGTTTTAGCGGCAGTAGATTTCGCAAGAAAACAAGGCAAAAAAATAATTGCGCTTTGTCCTTTTGCGAAAGCTACTTTCCAGAAGAACGAAGACCTACAGGACGTCGTAGTCTAG
- a CDS encoding GNAT family N-acetyltransferase, whose translation MKSEFEHIPLVKNDSKKRFEIEVNGHFAFIDYREMGSQIILVHTEAEPELAGTGAAAAVVEKTLCYIEENTKKLLPLCPYVFAYIKKHPEWKRIVDDRFEGYSKL comes from the coding sequence ATGAAATCAGAGTTTGAACATATTCCTTTAGTTAAAAATGACTCAAAGAAAAGATTTGAAATAGAAGTAAACGGACATTTTGCTTTTATTGATTATCGTGAAATGGGCAGTCAGATAATTTTAGTACATACAGAAGCTGAACCAGAATTAGCAGGAACAGGAGCCGCGGCAGCTGTTGTTGAGAAAACCCTTTGTTATATTGAAGAAAATACCAAAAAATTACTTCCACTCTGTCCTTATGTTTTCGCTTATATTAAAAAGCATCCGGAATGGAAACGTATTGTCGATGACAGATTTGAAGGATACAGTAAACTTTAA
- a CDS encoding sodium:solute symporter, producing the protein MSPVILLSIIVVYFALLLWVAYKTGKGSDNESFFIGNRKSNWMLVAFGMIGTSLSGVTFVSVPGAVGKDSFSYLQITLGYLIGYIVVAYVLLPLYYRLKLTSIYGYLQQRMGQLSYKSGAWIFIVSRLVGATARLYLVVNILQVTILDNLGVPFIVTTLIILAMIILYTYEGGVKTIVWTDTLQTSCMLLGLIICTVYMLNHLDLSVGQSLTAMSDKGYTKIFEMDFNSPGFFIKQILAGAFITITMTGIDQEMMQKSLSVTRLKDSQKNMVTLGFILLGVISLFLYMGGLLYLFGESQGGHFTEIIKDGIPKKEFLLGGKEIFGDKIFPEVALNHMPGFISIIFIIALISALFPSADGAMTALTSSLCIDIFGMKEKKDWTDKKKEKFRKNVHLIVAFSFLIMVVIFKMINDNSMIGLILKLAGFTYGPLLGLFAFGIFTKYKVEDKLVPYVCIAAPIISYFIDKYQVSIFGDFKIGLELLIINGLLTFFGLWLIRKNNSKSHLKKTK; encoded by the coding sequence ATGTCTCCAGTTATATTATTGTCCATTATCGTTGTATACTTTGCGCTGCTCCTTTGGGTAGCTTATAAAACGGGTAAGGGAAGTGACAATGAGAGTTTCTTTATTGGAAACCGTAAAAGTAACTGGATGCTCGTTGCCTTTGGAATGATCGGCACCTCTCTTTCGGGGGTAACTTTTGTGAGTGTTCCAGGTGCAGTGGGTAAAGACAGTTTTTCTTATTTACAGATTACACTAGGGTACCTTATAGGTTATATTGTCGTTGCTTACGTCCTACTCCCTTTATACTACCGATTAAAACTAACTTCAATTTATGGCTATCTTCAGCAGAGAATGGGACAACTTTCATACAAATCAGGAGCGTGGATATTCATTGTCTCAAGATTGGTAGGTGCTACAGCCAGGTTATATTTGGTTGTCAATATTCTTCAGGTAACTATATTGGATAATTTAGGAGTTCCGTTTATTGTAACCACTTTGATCATTCTTGCGATGATTATTCTTTATACTTATGAAGGTGGCGTAAAAACCATTGTATGGACAGATACGTTACAGACTTCATGTATGCTCCTGGGCTTGATTATTTGTACCGTTTATATGCTTAATCATTTGGATCTAAGTGTTGGACAAAGCTTAACAGCAATGAGTGATAAAGGCTACACTAAAATATTCGAAATGGATTTTAATTCTCCCGGTTTTTTTATAAAGCAGATTCTTGCTGGAGCATTTATTACCATTACCATGACCGGAATAGATCAGGAAATGATGCAGAAAAGTCTTTCTGTAACCAGATTAAAGGATTCTCAGAAGAATATGGTTACGCTTGGGTTTATTTTACTGGGTGTGATTTCATTATTCCTTTATATGGGTGGGCTTCTTTATCTTTTTGGAGAAAGCCAAGGAGGTCATTTTACTGAAATCATAAAAGACGGCATCCCTAAAAAAGAATTCTTATTGGGTGGTAAAGAGATTTTTGGAGATAAAATTTTCCCTGAAGTGGCATTAAATCATATGCCTGGTTTTATTTCAATTATATTCATTATAGCTTTAATTTCAGCCTTATTTCCAAGTGCGGATGGCGCTATGACGGCTCTTACGTCTTCATTGTGTATCGATATTTTTGGAATGAAAGAAAAGAAAGACTGGACTGACAAAAAGAAAGAAAAATTCCGCAAAAATGTACATTTGATCGTTGCATTTTCTTTCCTGATAATGGTTGTTATTTTTAAGATGATCAATGATAATTCCATGATTGGATTGATCTTAAAATTAGCCGGATTCACTTACGGTCCGCTTTTGGGTCTTTTTGCATTTGGTATTTTTACAAAATATAAGGTTGAGGATAAACTTGTTCCTTACGTCTGTATTGCGGCACCCATAATTTCTTATTTCATCGATAAATATCAGGTAAGTATTTTCGGTGACTTTAAAATAGGATTGGAATTACTTATCATTAATGGTTTACTGACGTTCTTTGGCCTTTGGCTAATCAGAAAAAATAATTCTAAATCACATTTAAAAAAAACAAAATAA
- a CDS encoding NADPH-dependent FMN reductase, with protein sequence MKILAFAGSTSSTSINRELVKFVLKSFQNEEINLIDLNDYNMPVFSVDLEKKGFPDPAHKFLKVIGDCDVIICSLAEHNRSYSAAFKNVFDWASRVNVKVFQNKPMLLMSTSPGGYGGGNVMNTAKTFFPQFAAEVKDTFSLPKFYENFDLESGVINPDMLKELNDKIENFKNQITG encoded by the coding sequence ATGAAAATATTAGCATTTGCAGGAAGCACTTCTTCCACTTCGATTAACAGAGAACTGGTAAAATTTGTGTTAAAAAGTTTTCAAAATGAAGAGATCAATCTCATTGATTTGAATGACTATAACATGCCTGTGTTTTCTGTGGATCTTGAGAAAAAAGGTTTTCCAGATCCTGCTCATAAATTTTTAAAAGTAATTGGAGACTGCGACGTGATTATCTGTTCCCTTGCAGAACATAACAGGTCATATAGTGCTGCATTTAAAAATGTTTTCGATTGGGCTTCTAGAGTTAATGTAAAAGTATTTCAAAATAAACCGATGCTTTTAATGAGTACTTCTCCTGGTGGCTATGGAGGTGGAAATGTGATGAATACTGCAAAAACCTTTTTCCCGCAATTTGCGGCAGAAGTTAAGGATACTTTTTCCTTACCAAAGTTTTATGAAAACTTTGATCTGGAAAGTGGCGTTATCAATCCGGATATGCTCAAAGAACTGAATGATAAAATTGAAAATTTTAAAAACCAGATTACAGGATAA
- a CDS encoding transketolase: MMSKSIEELKSLTTQIRRDILRMVHAVNSGHPGGSLGCTEYFTALYGKVLNYHLPFTMEGKNEDHFYLSNGHISPVYYSTLARFGFFPVEELKTFRKLNSRLQGHPTTHEGLPGIRISSGSLGQGLSVALGVALGKKLDGDQSLVYSLHGDGELQEGQVWEALMFAAAKKVDNIISTIDYNGRQIDGDTDDVLSLGNLHAKLEAFGWTVLEEKNGNDLEAVIAILERAKAETGKEKPVAIILHTEMGAGVDFMMGSHAWHGKAPNDEQLETAFKQLYLEAPADY, encoded by the coding sequence ATAATGAGTAAAAGTATCGAAGAGTTAAAATCTCTTACTACGCAAATCAGAAGAGACATTTTAAGAATGGTTCATGCTGTTAATTCAGGACATCCAGGCGGAAGTTTAGGTTGTACAGAGTACTTCACAGCACTTTATGGGAAAGTATTGAACTATCATCTTCCTTTCACTATGGAAGGTAAAAATGAAGATCATTTCTATCTTTCAAATGGTCACATTTCACCGGTTTATTATTCTACTTTAGCTAGATTTGGCTTTTTTCCGGTAGAAGAATTAAAAACTTTCAGAAAGCTAAATTCAAGATTACAGGGTCACCCGACTACTCACGAGGGATTACCTGGAATCCGTATTTCTTCAGGATCTTTAGGACAAGGACTTTCTGTTGCTTTAGGGGTTGCTTTAGGGAAGAAATTAGATGGTGACCAATCATTAGTTTACTCTCTTCATGGAGACGGAGAATTACAAGAAGGTCAGGTTTGGGAAGCTTTAATGTTTGCTGCTGCTAAAAAAGTAGATAATATTATCTCTACTATTGACTATAACGGTCGTCAGATCGATGGTGACACAGATGATGTATTAAGTTTAGGAAATCTACATGCTAAATTGGAAGCATTTGGATGGACTGTTTTAGAAGAGAAAAACGGTAACGACCTTGAGGCAGTGATCGCTATTCTTGAGAGAGCAAAAGCCGAAACGGGGAAAGAAAAGCCTGTTGCTATTATCCTTCATACAGAAATGGGTGCTGGAGTTGATTTTATGATGGGAAGTCACGCTTGGCATGGTAAAGCTCCTAATGATGAGCAGTTGGAAACAGCATTCAAACAACTTTATTTGGAAGCTCCGGCAGATTACTAA
- a CDS encoding MFS transporter gives MSETNSSTTSIKKILPLILATAIFMQMLDSTILNTSLPSIAKDLKESPLNMQNAIISYVLTLAVFMPASGFLADRFGTKKVFIFSLVLFSLGSLFCALSQNLTHLVISRVIQGVGGSLMTPVGKLALIKTFDKNELLKAMNFAIIPALIGPVLGPLVGGYMVDYLSWHWIFLINIPIGILGIILGIRFMPNYKSDDVDFDLKGFMIFAAASLLLSISLELFGDLQNTTPVLLVFILGFLFLYYYYRHAKRGGNPIFPLNLFQVRTFRVGIVGNMATRLGISAVPLLLPLMIQIAYKQSAVTSGWIIAPMALTAIFGKSSVIKILDKFGYRQTLMVNTFIIGTLICLLAIPNIHTSLYWFVPIIAVLGFFNSIQFTSMNTISIADLRNFQTSSGNSLISVNQQLAIGFGIAFGLIVLKIFESTDLIKGEIHNAFRYTFLTVGILTILSGLVFRRLHISDGKNMKSKE, from the coding sequence ATGTCTGAAACCAACTCGTCCACAACATCTATTAAAAAGATCCTCCCATTGATTCTTGCCACTGCCATTTTTATGCAGATGCTGGATTCAACAATTTTAAATACTTCCTTACCTTCTATAGCAAAAGATCTGAAGGAATCGCCTTTGAATATGCAGAACGCTATTATCAGTTATGTTCTGACATTAGCGGTTTTTATGCCTGCAAGTGGTTTTTTAGCAGATCGATTCGGAACGAAAAAGGTCTTTATTTTCTCTCTTGTACTCTTTAGTCTGGGTTCATTATTTTGTGCCTTATCACAGAACCTCACGCACCTTGTTATTTCAAGAGTAATACAGGGAGTTGGTGGCAGTTTGATGACTCCTGTTGGAAAATTAGCTTTAATAAAAACATTTGATAAAAATGAACTATTAAAAGCGATGAATTTCGCCATTATTCCTGCACTTATTGGCCCTGTCCTCGGTCCTCTTGTTGGAGGATATATGGTAGATTACCTATCGTGGCACTGGATCTTTCTTATTAATATCCCTATTGGGATTTTAGGAATTATTTTAGGAATTAGATTCATGCCTAATTATAAATCTGACGATGTTGATTTCGATCTAAAAGGATTCATGATTTTTGCGGCAGCCTCTCTCCTGCTTTCTATCTCATTGGAACTTTTTGGAGATTTACAGAATACGACTCCCGTTCTTCTTGTTTTTATTCTGGGCTTCTTATTTCTATACTATTATTACAGACATGCAAAAAGAGGTGGAAACCCTATATTTCCTTTAAACTTATTTCAGGTGAGAACATTCCGTGTAGGAATTGTGGGAAACATGGCCACTCGGTTAGGAATCAGTGCTGTTCCTTTATTACTCCCCTTAATGATACAGATTGCTTATAAACAATCTGCAGTTACATCAGGCTGGATTATTGCCCCTATGGCATTAACAGCGATATTTGGAAAGTCTTCAGTTATCAAGATCTTAGACAAATTCGGATATCGCCAGACCTTAATGGTCAATACATTCATTATCGGAACATTAATATGCCTGCTTGCTATTCCAAATATCCATACTTCCTTATACTGGTTTGTTCCTATTATTGCTGTTTTGGGATTTTTCAATTCCATTCAGTTTACTTCTATGAATACTATTTCCATCGCAGATTTGCGAAACTTCCAGACCAGTAGCGGAAATTCTCTGATATCTGTAAATCAACAGCTCGCTATAGGTTTTGGGATCGCCTTCGGTCTTATTGTATTAAAAATATTTGAAAGCACTGATCTTATTAAAGGAGAAATACACAATGCATTCCGTTACACTTTTCTTACGGTTGGCATACTTACGATTCTCTCAGGATTGGTCTTCAGAAGGCTTCATATTTCAGATGGTAAAAACATGAAATCCAAAGAATAA
- a CDS encoding pirin family protein yields the protein MSNIGLIIEEKAADIGNFLVGRLLPFREKRAVGPFVFIDHMGPSELKDYQNLDVPPHPHIGLSTLTYLLEGSIFHRDSIGSAMEIKPGAVNWMTAGKGVVHSERTPEYLRETDKKLHGFQIWVGLPKHLEQSEPTFHHIEADELPVWEDGEIHYKLIAGEAFEKKSPVPVHSKLFFIEIKTKTAQKISIGQDLYGEAAMYVLDGTVNIEGNTYGSKQLLIAKDTKLCEFEMSENATVYIFGGEPFDEERFIFWNFVNSDKELLDQAKVNWNDQNHDAFPLVPGDDQDFVPLPKSILNRK from the coding sequence ATGTCAAATATTGGACTTATCATAGAAGAAAAAGCTGCAGATATAGGAAATTTTTTGGTGGGAAGACTTTTACCTTTCCGTGAAAAAAGAGCAGTTGGTCCGTTTGTTTTTATAGACCATATGGGACCATCAGAATTAAAAGATTATCAAAATCTGGATGTGCCGCCACATCCACATATCGGACTATCTACTTTAACTTATTTGCTTGAGGGTTCTATTTTTCACCGTGACAGCATTGGAAGCGCCATGGAGATAAAACCTGGAGCAGTTAACTGGATGACCGCGGGAAAAGGCGTTGTTCATTCTGAAAGAACACCTGAATATTTAAGAGAAACGGATAAAAAACTTCATGGTTTTCAAATCTGGGTAGGACTTCCAAAACACTTGGAGCAAAGTGAGCCAACTTTTCATCATATCGAAGCAGACGAGCTTCCGGTTTGGGAGGATGGTGAAATTCATTATAAATTAATTGCTGGAGAAGCATTTGAAAAAAAATCTCCGGTTCCTGTACACAGTAAATTATTTTTCATTGAAATAAAAACCAAAACCGCACAGAAAATAAGTATAGGACAGGATCTGTATGGTGAAGCCGCTATGTACGTTTTAGATGGAACAGTAAATATCGAGGGAAATACTTATGGATCAAAACAGCTTCTAATAGCCAAAGACACTAAGCTATGTGAGTTTGAAATGAGTGAAAATGCTACTGTTTATATTTTCGGAGGTGAACCCTTCGATGAAGAACGATTTATATTCTGGAATTTCGTAAATTCGGATAAAGAATTACTTGATCAGGCTAAGGTAAACTGGAATGATCAAAACCATGATGCTTTCCCATTAGTTCCTGGAGATGACCAAGACTTCGTTCCACTTCCAAAATCAATTTTGAACAGAAAATAA
- a CDS encoding OsmC family protein yields MGVTVKASLGKTKYYTEVIAGENKIITDEPIDKGGQNKGFNPFEILATSLASCTAATLRMYIDRKEWDVEKINVEVDLENFPLSKRAVFTRNISFEGTNLDDDQMKRLHTIADACPIHKILTNDIEILTKFS; encoded by the coding sequence ATGGGGGTAACCGTAAAAGCAAGTTTAGGAAAAACAAAATATTATACGGAAGTAATAGCCGGTGAAAATAAGATCATTACGGACGAACCCATTGATAAAGGAGGACAAAATAAAGGTTTCAATCCTTTTGAAATTCTGGCCACTTCTTTGGCGAGCTGTACTGCTGCGACTTTAAGAATGTACATCGACAGGAAAGAATGGGATGTAGAGAAGATTAACGTAGAGGTTGATCTGGAAAACTTTCCGCTTTCCAAAAGAGCTGTTTTCACAAGAAATATCAGCTTTGAAGGAACCAACCTGGATGATGATCAAATGAAAAGGCTTCACACTATTGCTGATGCCTGCCCTATTCATAAAATTTTAACAAACGATATAGAAATACTAACCAAATTTTCATAA
- the asnB gene encoding asparagine synthase B: protein MCGIVCLFDAKQKTEILRPQVLEMSKKIRHRGPDWSGVFQNEKVVFSHERLAIVDPTSGKQPLFSKDGNTVLAVNGEIYNHRELKEEFPDYEFQTQSDCEVILALYERYGKDFLEKLNGIFAFSLYDIKNDVYLIARDHMGICPLYQGWDRSGNFYVASELKALEGVCKTIETFLPGHYIYSKDGNEIQQWYKRDWVNFDEVKDNESDIKKLRKGLEDAVHRQLMSDVPYGVLLSGGLDSSVISAITAKYARQRVESGDTQEAWYPRLHSFAVGLVGSPDLTAAKKAAEHIGSVHHEVNFTVQEGLDAIRDVIYHLETYDVTTIRASTPMYLLARVIKSMGIKMVLSGEGSDELFGGYLYFHKAPNAKEFHDETVRKLGKLHLYDCLRANKALMSWGIEGRVPFLDKEFMDIAMSINPKDKMINVAEGKIEKWILRKAFEDTLPESIVWRQKEQFSDGVGYSWIDTLREVAEKEVTDEMMINAKFRFPLNTPQNKEEYRYRTIFEEHFPSETAAATVPSVPSVACSTPIALEWDEAFKKMNDPSGRAVKVHETSYE, encoded by the coding sequence ATGTGTGGAATTGTATGTTTGTTTGATGCGAAACAAAAAACTGAAATATTGAGACCTCAGGTCTTAGAAATGTCAAAAAAAATCCGTCATAGGGGTCCAGACTGGAGTGGTGTTTTTCAAAATGAAAAAGTAGTATTCTCTCATGAAAGATTGGCAATCGTGGATCCTACTTCTGGAAAACAACCGTTATTTTCTAAAGATGGAAATACCGTCTTAGCTGTAAATGGAGAAATATACAACCACAGAGAATTGAAAGAAGAATTCCCTGACTATGAATTTCAAACTCAATCTGACTGTGAAGTTATTTTGGCTCTTTATGAAAGATACGGAAAAGACTTCCTTGAAAAACTAAATGGTATTTTTGCTTTTTCACTTTATGACATAAAAAATGATGTTTATCTTATTGCTCGTGACCATATGGGAATATGCCCTTTATATCAAGGCTGGGACAGAAGTGGAAACTTTTATGTAGCTTCAGAATTAAAGGCACTGGAAGGGGTATGTAAAACAATAGAGACTTTTTTACCGGGACACTATATATATAGTAAGGATGGCAATGAAATCCAACAATGGTATAAAAGAGACTGGGTAAACTTCGATGAAGTAAAAGACAACGAAAGTGATATAAAAAAACTTAGAAAAGGACTTGAAGATGCCGTCCACAGACAATTGATGAGTGATGTTCCTTATGGTGTATTATTATCCGGAGGTTTAGACTCTTCTGTTATTTCTGCAATTACAGCGAAATATGCAAGACAAAGAGTTGAAAGCGGAGATACTCAGGAAGCATGGTATCCAAGATTGCATAGTTTTGCCGTAGGACTGGTTGGATCTCCTGATCTTACAGCCGCTAAAAAAGCCGCAGAACATATAGGATCTGTCCATCATGAAGTCAATTTTACTGTACAAGAAGGGTTGGATGCCATTCGCGATGTTATTTATCATCTTGAAACTTACGATGTAACAACGATAAGAGCTTCAACTCCAATGTATCTTTTAGCAAGAGTTATTAAATCTATGGGAATAAAAATGGTACTCTCTGGTGAAGGTTCTGATGAACTTTTTGGTGGATATTTATATTTTCATAAAGCACCGAATGCAAAAGAATTCCATGATGAGACGGTAAGAAAATTAGGAAAGCTTCACCTGTACGATTGCTTAAGAGCAAATAAAGCTTTAATGAGTTGGGGAATTGAAGGTCGTGTTCCTTTTCTGGATAAGGAATTCATGGATATAGCCATGTCCATTAATCCGAAGGATAAAATGATCAATGTCGCTGAAGGAAAAATAGAAAAATGGATCTTAAGAAAAGCTTTTGAAGACACGCTTCCGGAGTCTATTGTCTGGAGACAAAAAGAACAGTTCTCTGATGGTGTTGGCTATTCATGGATTGATACTTTAAGAGAGGTCGCAGAAAAAGAGGTTACCGATGAAATGATGATTAACGCAAAATTCCGGTTTCCACTGAACACTCCTCAAAATAAAGAAGAATACCGATACCGTACTATTTTTGAAGAGCATTTCCCAAGTGAAACCGCAGCAGCAACTGTACCATCTGTACCGTCAGTTGCTTGTTCAACCCCTATTGCATTAGAATGGGATGAGGCATTTAAAAAGATGAATGACCCAAGTGGAAGGGCAGTAAAAGTACATGAAACATCGTATGAATAA
- a CDS encoding transketolase family protein: MKYTYTEKKDTRSGFGAGLAELADKNPNVVALCADLIGSLKMEKFIEKAPERFFQIGIAEANMIGIAAGLSITGKIPFTGTFANFSTSRVYDQIRQSVAYSGKNVKICASHAGLTLGEDGATHQVLEDIGMMKMLPGMTVINPCDYNQTKAATIAIADFEGPVYLRFGRPTVPVFIPEDMPFEIGKGILLQEGTDVTIVATGHLVWESLVAADELEKEGISCEVINIHTIKPLDEEIILKSVEKTGKIVTAEEHNYLGGLGESIAGMLARKRPTRQEFVAVHDTFGESATPAELMKKYKIDSAAVKEAVKRILEK, from the coding sequence ATGAAATATACATATACAGAAAAAAAGGATACACGTTCAGGATTCGGAGCCGGATTAGCTGAACTTGCTGATAAAAATCCAAATGTAGTAGCACTTTGTGCAGACCTTATTGGTTCTTTGAAAATGGAAAAATTCATTGAAAAAGCACCAGAAAGATTTTTCCAGATAGGAATTGCTGAAGCTAACATGATTGGTATAGCTGCAGGTCTTAGTATTACGGGGAAAATTCCTTTCACGGGAACTTTCGCCAATTTCTCTACTTCAAGAGTATATGATCAAATTCGTCAGTCTGTCGCTTATTCAGGGAAAAATGTAAAGATCTGTGCTTCTCACGCTGGTCTTACATTAGGAGAAGATGGAGCTACACACCAGGTATTAGAAGACATCGGTATGATGAAAATGCTTCCTGGAATGACGGTAATCAACCCATGTGACTACAACCAGACAAAAGCAGCTACTATTGCTATCGCCGATTTTGAAGGCCCGGTATATTTAAGATTCGGAAGACCTACAGTTCCTGTATTCATTCCTGAAGATATGCCTTTCGAAATTGGAAAAGGAATTCTTTTACAAGAAGGTACGGATGTAACGATTGTCGCAACAGGACATTTGGTTTGGGAGTCTCTTGTGGCCGCAGATGAGCTTGAAAAAGAAGGGATCTCTTGTGAAGTGATCAATATCCATACTATTAAACCGTTAGACGAGGAAATCATCTTAAAATCAGTTGAAAAAACCGGAAAAATTGTTACTGCTGAAGAGCACAACTATTTAGGAGGTTTAGGAGAGTCTATTGCTGGAATGTTGGCAAGAAAAAGACCTACAAGACAGGAATTCGTTGCAGTACATGATACTTTCGGAGAATCCGCTACTCCTGCTGAACTAATGAAAAAATATAAAATTGATTCTGCTGCCGTAAAAGAAGCAGTAAAAAGAATTTTAGAGAAATAA